The following proteins are encoded in a genomic region of Limosilactobacillus reuteri subsp. reuteri:
- a CDS encoding LutB/LldF family L-lactate oxidation iron-sulfur protein, whose product MGIATSDKPFTERIKDAEADKFMRASVAKAQDAQFQKRTEARRQLGHWEGWRDLSAEIRQHVIKHLPDYLEEFSDNVQKNGGHVFFAKDGDEASAFIKQLAIKKQAHHVVKSKSMVTTEIGLDKELLTIPGLSLMETDLAEFILQEDNWDEPTHIVFPTLHKNRNQIQKVFEKLGYDGDNDPEHMARFVRHYLRNYFMQADFGITGCNFAIADNGMINLVTNEGNADISMAIPKTQVVVMGMERIVPSLKEAEVLDNVLCRSAVGQKLTSYCTFSKGKEADEADGPDDFYVVIVDNGRSKMLNSDFEPMLQCIRCGSCLNVCPVYRQVGGKGYGSIYPGPMGEVLSPILGGYQEFKELPYACSLCAACTETCPVKIPLHELIRHHRYVEIDELHLDHSPSNALLKAVGKGTSSPTLFNDAMRFAHIALEPFGKKTTPEDIKNLYPDGKINHLPAIAPKLAHGWVDVRDLAVPPKYHQNFRHWYRHYEEEEEQKND is encoded by the coding sequence ATGGGAATAGCCACAAGCGATAAGCCTTTTACGGAACGAATCAAGGACGCGGAAGCCGATAAATTTATGCGGGCATCGGTTGCTAAAGCACAAGACGCTCAATTCCAAAAACGAACAGAAGCGCGCCGCCAGTTAGGTCATTGGGAAGGTTGGCGTGATCTCTCTGCCGAAATTCGTCAACATGTTATTAAGCACCTTCCGGATTACTTGGAAGAATTCAGTGACAACGTTCAAAAAAATGGTGGTCATGTTTTCTTTGCCAAGGATGGTGACGAAGCAAGTGCCTTTATTAAACAATTAGCAATCAAAAAGCAAGCTCATCACGTTGTTAAATCAAAGTCAATGGTCACTACAGAAATTGGCCTTGATAAAGAACTATTGACTATCCCTGGCCTTTCATTAATGGAAACCGATTTAGCCGAGTTTATTTTACAGGAAGATAACTGGGATGAACCAACTCATATTGTTTTCCCTACATTGCATAAAAACCGCAACCAAATTCAAAAAGTTTTTGAAAAACTCGGTTATGATGGTGATAACGACCCTGAACACATGGCAAGATTTGTCCGCCACTATCTCCGCAATTACTTTATGCAAGCTGATTTTGGCATTACTGGCTGTAATTTTGCGATTGCTGATAACGGGATGATTAACTTGGTCACAAACGAAGGAAATGCTGATATAAGTATGGCAATTCCTAAAACCCAGGTTGTAGTCATGGGGATGGAACGAATTGTACCAAGCTTAAAAGAAGCAGAAGTCCTCGACAATGTTTTATGTCGAAGTGCAGTTGGTCAAAAACTAACTAGTTACTGTACTTTTTCGAAAGGTAAGGAAGCAGATGAAGCCGATGGACCAGACGACTTCTATGTTGTCATTGTTGATAATGGTCGTTCCAAGATGCTGAATTCTGATTTTGAACCAATGCTGCAATGTATTCGTTGTGGTTCTTGCTTAAACGTTTGCCCCGTTTACCGACAAGTCGGTGGAAAGGGCTATGGATCGATTTATCCTGGACCAATGGGTGAAGTTCTTTCACCGATTTTAGGCGGTTATCAAGAATTCAAGGAATTGCCATATGCATGTAGTTTATGTGCTGCTTGCACGGAAACTTGTCCTGTTAAAATTCCTCTTCATGAGTTAATCCGTCATCACCGTTATGTAGAAATTGATGAGCTTCATTTAGATCACAGTCCTTCAAATGCTCTTTTGAAGGCAGTTGGTAAAGGTACCAGCTCCCCTACGCTTTTTAATGATGCAATGCGATTTGCTCATATTGCTCTTGAGCCATTTGGCAAGAAAACAACTCCTGAAGACATTAAGAACCTTTATCCAGATGGTAAAATTAACCACCTTCCCGCAATTGCTCCTAAACTAGCTCATGGCTGGGTAGACGTTCGTGATCTCGCTGTTCCGCCGAAGTATCATCAAAACTTCCGGCATTGGTATCGTCATTACGAAGAAGAGGAGGAGCAGAAAAATGACTGA
- a CDS encoding (Fe-S)-binding protein, translating to MKVCIFSTCIVDLLYPDVGKATVELLQRFGCETFFPDKQICCGQPTYNSGYDRETIATFKNQLDALLSIDADYIVGPSGSCVAMLHEYKNIFKDDPEYSKKAQALYDKSFELTQFIYRVLGILDCGADLDDTATFHRSCHMTRLLGERTAPIVLLEHVKGLELIPLHNIQLCCGFGGTFSAKEPLLSEAMVDDKANNVLKTKAHILIACEQTCLMNIGGRINRRRDGSHITIMHIAEVLNHNVDTSRITYVKDTDHVMVPANGNGVF from the coding sequence ATGAAAGTCTGTATTTTTTCTACCTGTATTGTTGATCTGCTTTATCCAGATGTCGGAAAGGCAACGGTTGAACTTCTCCAACGTTTTGGCTGCGAAACCTTTTTCCCCGATAAACAAATTTGCTGCGGACAACCAACTTATAATAGCGGTTATGATCGTGAAACAATTGCTACATTTAAAAATCAACTCGATGCCCTTTTAAGTATTGACGCCGATTATATTGTTGGGCCTTCCGGATCATGTGTTGCCATGCTTCATGAATACAAGAACATTTTCAAAGATGATCCAGAGTATTCGAAGAAAGCACAAGCCCTTTATGATAAATCTTTTGAACTAACGCAATTTATTTACCGGGTTCTCGGTATTCTTGATTGTGGTGCAGACCTAGATGATACGGCAACCTTTCACCGTTCTTGTCACATGACTCGTCTTCTTGGTGAACGCACGGCACCAATTGTTCTTCTTGAACACGTCAAGGGTCTCGAACTCATCCCCCTTCATAACATTCAATTATGTTGTGGCTTTGGTGGAACATTCTCTGCTAAAGAACCCCTTCTCTCTGAAGCGATGGTCGATGATAAAGCAAATAATGTTTTGAAGACAAAAGCACATATTCTTATTGCTTGTGAGCAAACATGTTTAATGAATATTGGTGGACGAATTAACCGTCGCCGGGATGGCTCTCACATTACAATTATGCACATTGCTGAGGTCCTTAATCATAACGTTGACACTAGCCGGATCACTTATGTCAAAGATACGGATCATGTAATGGTACCAGCAAACGGAAACGGGGTGTTTTAG
- the trxB gene encoding thioredoxin-disulfide reductase, which yields MAESKQYDVVIIGAGPGGMTAAMYASRANLSVLMLDRGIYGGNLNNTAEIENYTGFKSVKGPELAQQMYEGATQFGAEYAYGTVTKVELDGDLKKITTDMDETYTAKAVVIATGSDQRHLNVPGEEEFGGRGVSYCAVCDGAFFKGKHLIVVGGGDAAVEEGVYLTQLASKVTVLVRRDELRAEPIIQAEAMNNDKIEFVYNTSVTEIVGDDIKVTGVKTHNNKTGEDGEMAADGVFIYVGNFPMTAAFKNLDILDDQGWVKTDERMRTAVPGIFAIGDVRETPLRQVATAVGDGAIAGQQVYQYIKSMA from the coding sequence ATGGCTGAAAGTAAGCAATATGATGTTGTAATCATTGGTGCCGGCCCTGGTGGAATGACCGCAGCAATGTATGCCTCACGTGCAAACCTATCTGTCTTGATGCTTGATCGTGGAATTTACGGCGGAAACTTGAATAATACTGCTGAAATTGAAAATTATACAGGATTTAAGAGTGTTAAGGGTCCTGAACTTGCCCAACAGATGTATGAAGGTGCAACTCAATTTGGCGCAGAATATGCTTATGGAACAGTAACCAAAGTGGAACTTGATGGTGACTTAAAGAAGATCACTACTGATATGGATGAAACATATACTGCAAAGGCGGTTGTAATTGCGACTGGATCTGATCAGCGGCACCTCAATGTCCCTGGAGAAGAAGAATTTGGTGGCCGTGGTGTTTCATACTGTGCAGTTTGTGATGGAGCTTTCTTTAAGGGAAAGCATTTAATCGTTGTTGGCGGTGGTGATGCGGCTGTTGAAGAGGGGGTTTACTTAACGCAATTGGCTTCCAAAGTAACAGTGCTTGTTCGTCGTGATGAGCTCCGGGCTGAACCAATTATTCAAGCAGAAGCGATGAATAATGACAAGATTGAGTTTGTTTACAACACTAGTGTGACTGAAATTGTTGGGGATGATATTAAAGTAACGGGTGTTAAAACTCATAATAATAAGACTGGTGAAGATGGTGAAATGGCTGCAGATGGCGTCTTCATTTATGTTGGCAATTTCCCAATGACCGCTGCTTTTAAGAATTTAGATATTCTAGATGATCAAGGCTGGGTAAAGACTGATGAGCGAATGCGGACGGCAGTACCAGGTATTTTTGCCATTGGGGACGTTCGTGAAACACCATTACGACAGGTTGCAACAGCTGTTGGTGATGGTGCAATTGCTGGACAGCAAGTTTACCAATACATTAAATCGATGGCTTAA
- a CDS encoding ArgE/DapE family deacylase codes for MENDEKVKLLQKLIQINTVNGNEEDEANYIKRVLEAHHISCKLVSFAPNRTNLIAEIGNDKGPVLALAGHLDTVDPSDPQKWTYPPFAGQLVDRKIYGRGAVDMKSGLAAMVGALIELQEADLPKHGKVRLIATVDEEVGGKGSLELTDQGYVHDVDAMIIGEATTGQIEYAHCGSFDYIVESHGKLAHSSQPELGANAVTNLVKFINKESRAFDDAAVSPTLGKLIHSVTVFHGGEQLNSIPDFAYLKGNVRTIPECDNVETQKRLQDIIDGLNKKPKIQLKLKVVASFMPVVTNKQDRFIALAQTAIKKVSGRQPDVVISHGATDASRYVLDNHNFPIIEYGPGIEKLSHQIDERIALDDYLTAQQAYVEIAKQYLNNTKDDEQASS; via the coding sequence TTGGAAAATGATGAAAAGGTAAAGCTATTACAGAAGTTGATCCAGATAAATACTGTAAATGGTAATGAAGAAGACGAAGCTAATTATATTAAAAGGGTCTTAGAAGCTCATCATATTTCTTGCAAACTAGTTTCCTTTGCACCAAATCGAACCAATTTAATTGCAGAGATTGGTAATGATAAGGGGCCGGTACTCGCCCTAGCTGGACACTTGGATACTGTTGATCCAAGTGATCCGCAAAAATGGACATACCCGCCATTCGCTGGCCAATTAGTAGACCGTAAAATCTATGGTCGGGGTGCAGTTGATATGAAGTCCGGGTTGGCAGCCATGGTGGGTGCTTTAATTGAGCTTCAAGAAGCAGATTTGCCAAAACATGGGAAAGTTCGCCTGATTGCCACTGTTGATGAAGAAGTTGGAGGAAAGGGTTCGCTTGAACTTACTGATCAAGGATACGTACACGATGTTGACGCAATGATCATTGGGGAAGCTACCACTGGTCAAATCGAGTATGCCCACTGTGGCTCCTTTGATTATATTGTTGAATCTCATGGGAAATTAGCTCATAGTTCACAACCAGAATTAGGGGCAAATGCTGTTACAAATCTAGTGAAATTTATCAATAAAGAATCACGGGCATTTGACGATGCAGCAGTAAGTCCCACCCTAGGAAAATTAATTCATAGTGTGACTGTCTTTCATGGTGGAGAGCAGTTAAACTCAATTCCTGATTTTGCATACTTAAAAGGAAATGTTCGCACGATTCCAGAATGTGATAATGTGGAGACGCAAAAAAGATTACAGGATATTATTGATGGGTTAAACAAGAAACCTAAAATTCAATTGAAGTTAAAAGTTGTTGCCAGTTTTATGCCAGTGGTTACAAATAAGCAAGATCGCTTCATTGCCCTTGCTCAAACGGCAATTAAAAAGGTTAGCGGCAGGCAACCGGATGTAGTGATTTCTCATGGGGCAACGGATGCATCCCGCTATGTTTTAGACAATCACAACTTTCCAATAATTGAATACGGACCAGGGATTGAAAAGTTATCACACCAAATTGATGAACGTATTGCGCTTGATGATTATTTAACGGCTCAGCAAGCTTATGTTGAAATTGCTAAACAATATTTGAATAATACTAAAGACGATGAACAGGCTAGTAGTTAA
- a CDS encoding amino acid ABC transporter substrate-binding protein, translating into MKKKIINFELVLILLLPLIVFTSGFKIQNENYRANHTDTWERIKKRGTLLIGVDDTFVPMDFRKKNGQLVGYDVDLSRAVAKVLGLKADFQSIDWSMKETELKNGTIDCIWNGYTATPSRQKRIAFSRVYELSGQSLVVRKNSKIKNFKDMKGKVLGIQESSTAQTDFDKYPQVLKRLVKGQKPILYQDNSSAFMDLQAGRTQGVLAGTVYAGYYATHIANNNNYKLISASAYPADRVAIGMRKGDRTLINKINYALGVLQKDGTLRRINKKWLGINSNYLGPVAEFQKSNNNR; encoded by the coding sequence ATGAAGAAAAAGATAATTAATTTCGAATTAGTTTTAATATTGCTTTTACCTTTAATTGTTTTTACAAGTGGCTTTAAGATTCAAAATGAGAATTACCGGGCGAACCACACTGATACGTGGGAAAGAATAAAGAAGCGGGGAACATTACTTATCGGGGTTGATGATACTTTTGTTCCAATGGATTTTCGGAAGAAGAATGGTCAACTGGTTGGTTATGATGTTGATTTATCCCGCGCAGTTGCGAAAGTTTTAGGATTGAAAGCTGATTTTCAGTCAATTGATTGGTCAATGAAGGAAACCGAATTAAAAAATGGCACAATTGATTGTATTTGGAACGGCTATACAGCTACTCCTTCCCGACAAAAACGAATTGCATTTAGTCGGGTTTATGAACTCTCTGGGCAATCATTAGTGGTGCGGAAAAATAGTAAAATTAAAAATTTCAAGGATATGAAAGGAAAGGTATTAGGAATTCAAGAAAGTTCAACCGCTCAAACTGATTTTGACAAATATCCTCAAGTATTGAAGAGGCTAGTTAAAGGACAAAAGCCAATTCTTTATCAAGATAACTCAAGTGCTTTCATGGATCTGCAAGCAGGCCGAACACAAGGAGTACTTGCCGGGACTGTCTATGCCGGCTATTATGCGACTCACATTGCAAATAATAATAATTATAAATTGATTTCAGCATCTGCTTATCCTGCAGACCGAGTTGCAATTGGAATGAGGAAGGGGGACCGGACGCTTATTAATAAAATTAACTATGCTCTTGGGGTTCTTCAAAAAGATGGTACCTTACGACGGATTAATAAAAAATGGCTAGGAATTAATAGTAATTATCTGGGACCGGTTGCTGAATTTCAAAAATCCAACAATAATCGTTAA
- a CDS encoding acyl-CoA thioesterase translates to MGAIKCNDTLAVSIHRIRNSDLNEHGTVYGGRILELIDGQASVAAMRVARTTVATVSMDEIQFLRPFDLQDSMCMEAYVTGFGKRSIEVFTKVIGEHLMTGERFLGFYCFMTFVILDPEKQTAFNKLIPETEEQKTLMATYSQRVKQRQNQRQKQQEFLPHISISKPW, encoded by the coding sequence ATGGGTGCAATCAAATGTAATGATACATTAGCGGTGTCAATTCATCGGATTCGTAATTCAGATTTAAACGAGCACGGGACAGTATACGGGGGACGAATCTTAGAATTGATTGATGGTCAAGCCTCGGTAGCAGCAATGCGAGTAGCTCGAACAACAGTTGCAACAGTGTCAATGGATGAGATCCAATTTCTGCGACCATTTGACCTTCAAGATTCAATGTGTATGGAGGCATATGTTACTGGCTTTGGGAAGCGGTCAATTGAAGTGTTTACAAAAGTAATTGGCGAGCACTTGATGACCGGTGAACGTTTCCTCGGCTTTTATTGTTTTATGACTTTTGTAATTCTTGATCCTGAAAAACAAACGGCATTTAATAAATTAATTCCAGAAACTGAAGAGCAAAAGACGTTAATGGCAACATATTCTCAACGTGTTAAGCAACGGCAAAACCAGCGGCAAAAACAGCAAGAATTTCTGCCTCATATTTCAATTTCCAAGCCGTGGTAA
- a CDS encoding phospho-sugar mutase — MSWKDTYKVWQERTDLEPDLKQELAAMSDDKEIEDAFYGPLSFGTAGMRGLMGPGINRMNVYTVRQATEGLATLMDSLGDDIKKRGVAIGYDSRHNSRKFAHDAARVLGAHGIKVYIYDNLRPTPELSFAVRHMGTYAGIMITASHNPKEYNGYKIYGEDGGQMPPKESDMMTGYIRKIDDIFDIALADEQEMLDNGLETIMGEDVDAAYLANAKGVTVNPELAKEYGKDMKFVFTPLCGTGRMLGERALRQAGFTNYEMEPTEAQPNGDFPGLEHPNPEFPEAFVRSIALGKKVGADVLIATDPDADRLGCAVRQPDGEYQLLTGNQIASIMLAYILEAHKQAGTLPKNAAAVKSIVSTNFAAKIAESYGVDMINVLTGFKWIADQIHQYETGKADHTFMFGFEESYGYLIKPFVRDKDAIQSLTLLAEVAAYYRSRNMTLYDGLQELFKKYGYFREKTIANTYAGVDGPAKIKALMKKFREEAPTHFAGHQVVVTEDFANGTKTTADGEVSELGIPESNVLRYILDDDTWIAIRPSGTEPKLKFYIGTSADTLDKANEKLADFEKALQEFAE; from the coding sequence GTGAGCTGGAAAGATACTTATAAGGTTTGGCAAGAACGAACAGATCTTGAACCAGACTTAAAGCAAGAATTAGCTGCAATGAGCGACGATAAAGAAATTGAGGATGCCTTTTACGGTCCACTATCATTCGGAACTGCAGGAATGCGGGGACTAATGGGACCAGGAATTAACCGGATGAATGTTTACACTGTCCGTCAAGCGACTGAAGGTTTGGCAACTTTAATGGATTCATTGGGTGATGATATTAAAAAACGAGGAGTCGCTATTGGTTACGATTCTCGGCACAACTCCCGTAAATTTGCTCATGATGCTGCTCGTGTATTAGGTGCTCATGGGATTAAGGTTTATATCTATGATAATTTACGCCCAACGCCTGAATTGTCATTTGCAGTTCGTCACATGGGAACTTATGCAGGGATCATGATTACCGCTAGTCATAACCCTAAGGAATACAATGGTTACAAGATTTACGGTGAAGATGGCGGACAGATGCCACCTAAAGAATCTGACATGATGACAGGTTACATCCGTAAGATTGATGATATTTTTGACATTGCTTTAGCTGATGAACAAGAAATGCTTGACAATGGTTTGGAAACAATCATGGGCGAAGATGTCGATGCTGCATACCTTGCTAATGCTAAAGGAGTAACTGTTAACCCTGAATTAGCTAAGGAATACGGTAAAGATATGAAGTTTGTCTTTACCCCATTATGCGGAACTGGCCGAATGCTTGGTGAACGGGCATTACGTCAAGCTGGTTTTACAAATTATGAAATGGAACCAACTGAAGCACAACCAAATGGTGACTTCCCTGGTTTGGAACATCCTAATCCAGAATTCCCAGAAGCATTTGTTCGTTCCATTGCCCTTGGTAAAAAGGTTGGTGCAGACGTATTGATCGCCACGGACCCGGATGCTGACCGGCTTGGATGTGCAGTTCGTCAACCAGACGGTGAATATCAATTGCTAACTGGTAATCAAATTGCTTCAATCATGCTTGCCTACATTCTTGAGGCGCATAAACAAGCAGGAACCTTACCAAAGAATGCTGCTGCGGTAAAATCAATTGTTTCTACTAACTTCGCTGCTAAGATTGCAGAAAGCTACGGCGTTGATATGATCAACGTTTTAACTGGTTTCAAGTGGATTGCTGATCAAATTCATCAATATGAAACTGGCAAAGCTGATCATACCTTTATGTTCGGTTTTGAGGAAAGCTATGGTTACCTTATTAAGCCATTTGTTCGTGACAAGGATGCTATTCAATCCTTAACGTTACTTGCTGAGGTTGCCGCTTATTACCGTAGTCGTAACATGACCCTTTACGATGGCTTACAAGAATTATTTAAGAAGTATGGCTACTTCCGCGAAAAGACAATTGCTAATACCTATGCAGGTGTTGATGGTCCAGCTAAGATTAAGGCTTTAATGAAGAAATTCAGAGAAGAAGCTCCAACTCATTTTGCCGGTCATCAAGTAGTAGTTACTGAAGACTTCGCTAATGGGACTAAAACTACAGCTGATGGCGAAGTAAGTGAATTAGGTATTCCAGAATCAAATGTATTGCGTTACATTCTTGATGATGATACTTGGATTGCTATTCGTCCATCGGGAACTGAACCAAAGCTTAAGTTCTACATTGGTACAAGTGCTGATACCTTGGATAAAGCAAATGAAAAATTAGCTGATTTCGAAAAAGCTTTACAAGAGTTTGCTGAATAA
- a CDS encoding YfbR-like 5'-deoxynucleotidase, whose product MGMHEYLKSLSDLEMINRAPGYFKFEEHNVAAHSFKVTQAAQMLGDIEEQAGNEIDWRSLYEKALNHDYTERFIGDIKTPVKYATPELRSMLARVDKSLTENFIQSEIPAEFRAAYERRFAEGKDDTLEGKILAVADKIDLMYESFGEIQKGNPEPVYMDIYKSSLTAIMDFRDMASVQYFLKKILPELLKDNADGNAKNQLAIITTQIIQQ is encoded by the coding sequence ATGGGAATGCATGAATATCTAAAAAGTTTAAGTGACCTTGAAATGATTAACCGTGCTCCAGGATATTTTAAATTTGAGGAACACAATGTGGCTGCCCATTCATTTAAGGTAACGCAAGCAGCCCAAATGCTTGGTGATATTGAAGAGCAAGCCGGAAATGAAATTGATTGGCGTTCTTTATATGAAAAAGCTCTTAATCATGACTATACAGAGCGTTTTATTGGTGACATTAAAACGCCGGTAAAGTATGCTACTCCTGAATTGCGCTCAATGCTGGCGCGGGTTGATAAATCATTAACAGAAAACTTTATTCAATCTGAAATTCCGGCTGAGTTCCGGGCAGCTTATGAACGGCGATTTGCGGAAGGTAAAGATGATACTTTAGAAGGTAAAATCCTCGCAGTTGCTGATAAGATTGATCTTATGTATGAATCATTTGGTGAGATTCAAAAAGGTAATCCTGAACCAGTTTATATGGATATTTATAAGTCGAGCTTGACAGCAATTATGGATTTTCGTGATATGGCTAGTGTCCAGTATTTTCTTAAGAAGATTTTGCCAGAATTATTAAAAGATAATGCAGATGGTAATGCGAAAAACCAATTAGCGATTATTACTACCCAAATTATTCAACAATAA
- the uvrB gene encoding excinuclease ABC subunit UvrB: protein MIYRQPDKKFELVSEYKPTGDQPQAINQLTKGIEDGEKAQILLGATGTGKTFTISNVIANVNKPTLILSHNKTLAGQLYGEMKKFFPHNAVEYFVSYYDYYQPEAYVPSSDTYIEKDASINDEIDKLRHSATTSLLERNDVIVVASVSSIFGLGDPREYQNSVLSLRVGQEIERDRLLTELVNIQFDRNDIDFQRGRFRVRGDVVEIFPASRDERALRVEFFGDEIDRIREVDALTGEVIGDRDHVSIFPATHFMTNEEVMDRALPQIEADMKKQVKKFTDEGKLLEAERIQQRTTYDIEMMREMGYTNGIENYSRYMDGRKPGEPPYTLLDFFPKDFLLVVDESHQTMPQVRGMYNGDRARKQMLIDYGFRLPSALDNRPLKLPEFEQHVNQVVYMSATPGPYEMEQTDHVAQQIIRPTGLLDPTVEVRPVMGQIDDLVGEINKRIEKNERVFVTTLTKKMSEDLTDYLKDMGLKVKYLHSDIKTLERTQIIRDLRLGKFDVLVGINLLREGLDVPEVSLVAILDADKEGFLRNERSLIQTIGRAARNENGAVIMYADTVTDSMQKAMDETKRRRTIQMKYNEEHHITPHTIIKPIQEAITVTKKATDETEADNSAEFTDKDFAKLDKEAQAKMLDELTEQMRSAAKRLDFEQAATLRDTIMELKTKAKK, encoded by the coding sequence TTGATTTACCGGCAACCAGATAAAAAATTTGAACTAGTGTCAGAGTACAAGCCAACCGGCGACCAGCCCCAAGCAATTAATCAATTGACAAAGGGGATTGAAGATGGTGAAAAAGCTCAAATCTTATTAGGGGCAACGGGAACTGGAAAAACATTTACGATCTCAAATGTGATTGCTAATGTCAATAAGCCAACTTTGATTCTTTCCCATAATAAGACCTTAGCTGGGCAACTCTATGGTGAAATGAAAAAATTCTTCCCTCATAACGCGGTTGAATATTTTGTTTCCTACTATGACTACTATCAACCGGAAGCATATGTTCCATCAAGCGATACTTATATTGAAAAAGATGCGTCAATTAATGATGAGATTGATAAGCTGCGGCACTCTGCCACCACTTCCTTGTTGGAACGAAATGATGTAATTGTCGTTGCCTCTGTTTCTAGTATTTTTGGATTAGGGGATCCTCGCGAATACCAAAATAGCGTCCTTTCTTTGCGTGTTGGTCAAGAGATTGAACGTGATCGATTGTTGACCGAACTGGTTAATATTCAATTCGATCGCAATGATATTGATTTTCAACGGGGACGTTTCCGCGTTCGTGGTGATGTAGTTGAAATCTTTCCGGCGTCGCGTGATGAACGGGCATTGCGGGTTGAATTCTTCGGGGATGAAATTGACCGGATTCGTGAAGTTGATGCGCTGACAGGCGAAGTGATTGGTGACCGGGACCATGTTTCTATCTTCCCGGCGACTCACTTTATGACTAATGAAGAAGTCATGGATCGGGCATTGCCACAAATTGAAGCTGATATGAAGAAACAGGTAAAGAAGTTTACTGATGAGGGAAAACTTCTTGAAGCAGAGCGGATTCAGCAACGGACAACTTATGATATTGAAATGATGCGTGAGATGGGCTACACCAATGGAATCGAGAATTATTCGCGTTACATGGATGGTCGAAAGCCCGGCGAACCTCCCTATACTTTATTAGATTTCTTCCCTAAAGATTTCTTATTAGTTGTTGATGAGTCCCACCAAACTATGCCGCAAGTACGGGGAATGTATAATGGGGACCGGGCGCGGAAACAAATGTTAATTGATTATGGGTTCCGCTTACCGAGTGCGCTTGATAATCGACCATTAAAACTACCAGAATTTGAACAACATGTTAATCAAGTTGTATATATGTCTGCAACTCCTGGCCCATATGAAATGGAACAGACAGACCACGTTGCTCAGCAAATTATTCGACCGACTGGGTTGCTTGACCCAACAGTCGAAGTTCGCCCAGTAATGGGACAGATTGATGACCTAGTTGGTGAAATTAACAAACGGATTGAGAAAAATGAACGTGTTTTTGTTACGACCTTGACGAAAAAGATGTCCGAAGACCTTACGGATTATCTAAAGGATATGGGGTTAAAGGTCAAATACCTTCATAGTGATATTAAGACTCTTGAACGGACGCAAATCATTCGTGATCTCCGTCTTGGCAAATTTGATGTTCTTGTTGGGATTAACCTCTTGCGGGAAGGCCTAGATGTTCCAGAAGTATCCTTGGTCGCCATTCTTGATGCCGATAAGGAAGGCTTTTTACGTAATGAACGTTCCCTTATTCAGACGATTGGTCGCGCGGCCCGGAATGAGAATGGGGCAGTAATTATGTATGCTGATACCGTGACTGACTCGATGCAAAAGGCAATGGATGAAACAAAGCGGCGACGGACGATTCAGATGAAATACAATGAAGAACATCACATTACGCCGCATACAATCATCAAGCCAATTCAAGAAGCAATTACTGTTACTAAGAAAGCGACGGATGAAACTGAAGCAGATAACAGCGCTGAATTTACTGACAAAGATTTTGCAAAGTTGGATAAAGAGGCCCAAGCAAAGATGCTTGATGAATTAACAGAGCAAATGCGCTCTGCTGCTAAACGCCTTGACTTTGAACAGGCTGCTACGCTTCGTGATACGATAATGGAATTAAAGACAAAAGCAAAAAAATAG